In the genome of Thermodesulfobacteriota bacterium, one region contains:
- a CDS encoding tetratricopeptide repeat protein, which produces MGKISHAFTFVTIAILMFFFCGCSQDVSFSRKTGDVYYKNKAYEKAEAEYKKVLKHDPKDPDAHFKMGVIYYNKGLIEKSLLEFVEVTRIDPKYSKAYYNLATIFSSPGPYFDARKATFGFKKYLELEPASSRRDKIELWLSKYGTK; this is translated from the coding sequence TTGGGGAAAATAAGCCACGCATTCACTTTTGTAACGATAGCCATTCTAATGTTTTTTTTCTGCGGATGTTCCCAGGATGTTTCTTTTTCCCGGAAAACAGGGGATGTATATTACAAGAACAAAGCCTATGAAAAGGCGGAAGCAGAGTATAAAAAAGTTCTCAAACATGATCCCAAGGACCCTGACGCCCATTTCAAAATGGGAGTGATTTATTACAACAAAGGGCTGATCGAAAAAAGCCTTTTAGAATTCGTCGAAGTCACCCGGATTGATCCGAAATACAGCAAGGCGTATTACAACCTTGCCACCATATTTTCTTCCCCAGGCCCTTATTTTGATGCCAGGAAAGCGACATTCGGCTTTAAAAAATACCTGGAACTGGAACCGGCAAGCAGCCG
- a CDS encoding CpaF family protein translates to MSDQFSVTVRSFLKPIIQYLDDPEVTEIMVNSPDEIWIEKSGKLQRSDSKFESEDALRSAINNISQFVKRRIDEENPTMDARLPDGSRIHAILPPCARKGLCLDIRKFSAETLTMEKLVSFGSITPDAVEFIKACVYGKMNIIVSGGTGSGKTSLLNAISSLVPNEERIITIEDSAELQLQQDHVLPLESKPPDKKGKGEVPIRELLKSSLRLRPDRIIVGEIRGGEALDLLQAMNTGHGGSMGTIHANSPVDSLSRLETLSLFSGVELPLRVIRAQVTSAIHLVVQTSRYHDGSRKISHISEVLPLDDRGEYRTQDIFIFKQTNIKPTGRIEGSLKATGLLPGFLDEIEQAGYNLNKTMFGGKK, encoded by the coding sequence ATGAGCGATCAATTCTCAGTCACTGTCAGAAGCTTTCTCAAACCGATCATTCAGTACCTTGATGATCCTGAGGTCACCGAGATTATGGTAAACAGTCCGGATGAGATCTGGATTGAAAAATCAGGTAAGCTACAGCGCTCGGATTCCAAGTTTGAATCCGAAGATGCTTTACGGAGTGCCATAAACAACATTTCGCAATTTGTCAAAAGACGAATCGACGAGGAGAACCCCACCATGGATGCGCGTCTTCCTGATGGTTCTCGTATCCATGCTATTCTACCGCCTTGCGCACGTAAGGGGCTTTGCCTGGATATAAGAAAGTTTTCCGCCGAAACCCTTACCATGGAAAAACTGGTATCATTCGGTTCCATCACACCGGATGCGGTAGAGTTTATTAAAGCCTGTGTTTACGGTAAGATGAATATTATTGTTTCCGGGGGGACCGGTTCGGGCAAGACCTCATTGCTGAACGCCATTTCTTCACTGGTCCCCAATGAAGAACGAATTATTACCATTGAAGACTCGGCCGAGTTACAGCTCCAGCAGGATCATGTTTTGCCTCTTGAGTCAAAGCCACCCGATAAAAAGGGAAAGGGAGAAGTCCCCATTCGAGAACTGCTCAAATCATCGCTGCGATTAAGGCCGGACAGAATCATTGTCGGTGAGATACGGGGCGGGGAGGCCCTGGATCTTCTGCAGGCAATGAACACCGGCCACGGGGGATCCATGGGTACCATCCATGCCAACTCGCCGGTTGATTCACTGTCGCGTCTGGAAACCCTGTCTCTATTTTCCGGGGTGGAACTTCCGCTTCGGGTGATCCGTGCCCAGGTGACCTCAGCCATTCACCTGGTGGTCCAGACCTCCCGCTACCATGACGGGTCCAGAAAAATCTCCCATATTTCCGAAGTGTTGCCTTTGGATGATCGAGGAGAGTACAGGACTCAGGACATTTTCATTTTTAAACAGACCAATATCAAGCCAACCGGTCGCATTGAAGGATCCCTCAAAGCCACCGGACTGTTACCGGGTTTTTTGGATGAAATTGAACAGGCCGGATACAACCTCAACAAAACCATGTTTGGTGGGAAAAAGTAA
- a CDS encoding FHA domain-containing protein, producing MLKLIIKEPGQDARDFQLESKEYVLGSGKKCDIVLKDDKVSDRHAKLFFRKRNFIIKALSEESVVTVNDSIIETDTELVQGDEIKLGRIKIEMEIKESDIDKMLEKEKGGLNDTWESDVNEMRETVKSLSETQVLDARELVIADTLSEKKSIGYLTMIRIQNVIRRNRRWIIGGILLVFIAYIVSVISREGDDASKVRQDKAVYLVKPPSTEDEVADKAATIYFKAANEFMEKHLWEEAAEKYQRLLAFDPEHPDAGKRLAKAKEELNNRELLEKGLSFTQKYQYQQGINLLVKIPQDSVYFMRALLEITFARDALKYKTGSKGDSKPASKADITREKGKTLIRQAIANYAGGKINPAIRKLDAVSGLGLPSNSYLTLRASKLAKTIENTRLLFNKGMDQYKNRQFNKSFATCEKVIRLDRKIAGGRSTHYSSTIYANFADTYYKRAKKYYSQSNFLNASKECAKVLRGNPQHRGAKDLNSRLLLRAKKLYQEGYVLESVSPAKAIEKWKQLVQTSLPANEYHKKAKERIAKYEQ from the coding sequence ATGTTGAAATTAATTATTAAAGAGCCAGGACAGGATGCAAGAGATTTTCAGCTGGAATCAAAGGAATATGTTTTGGGCAGCGGTAAAAAATGCGACATTGTGCTGAAAGATGACAAGGTTTCCGACCGGCATGCCAAATTATTTTTTCGGAAAAGAAATTTTATTATTAAAGCGCTGAGCGAAGAGTCGGTTGTGACGGTGAATGATTCGATCATTGAAACCGATACCGAACTGGTTCAAGGGGATGAGATTAAACTGGGCCGCATAAAAATCGAAATGGAAATTAAAGAGTCCGACATTGACAAGATGCTGGAAAAAGAAAAGGGCGGGTTAAACGACACATGGGAATCCGACGTGAATGAAATGCGGGAAACAGTCAAAAGCCTATCTGAAACGCAGGTGCTCGACGCCCGGGAACTGGTTATCGCAGATACCCTTTCGGAAAAGAAAAGTATAGGCTATCTAACCATGATCAGAATTCAAAATGTGATCAGGAGGAATAGAAGATGGATCATCGGGGGTATCCTGCTGGTTTTCATCGCCTATATTGTTTCCGTTATTTCCCGAGAAGGAGATGATGCCTCCAAAGTGCGCCAGGATAAAGCAGTGTATCTGGTTAAACCTCCCAGCACTGAAGATGAAGTGGCCGACAAGGCAGCCACTATTTATTTTAAAGCGGCCAATGAATTTATGGAAAAGCATCTCTGGGAAGAAGCTGCGGAAAAATATCAACGGTTACTTGCCTTTGATCCCGAACACCCCGATGCCGGTAAACGATTAGCAAAAGCCAAAGAGGAGCTGAACAACCGCGAACTTTTGGAAAAGGGTTTGTCATTTACCCAAAAATACCAGTATCAACAAGGAATAAACCTGCTGGTAAAAATTCCTCAAGACAGCGTGTATTTTATGAGAGCGTTGCTGGAAATCACCTTTGCCCGGGATGCTTTAAAATATAAAACCGGCTCAAAAGGAGATTCCAAACCGGCCAGCAAGGCGGACATCACCCGAGAGAAGGGAAAAACCTTGATCAGGCAGGCGATTGCTAATTATGCTGGGGGTAAAATCAACCCGGCCATTAGGAAGCTGGATGCTGTTTCAGGGTTGGGTTTGCCATCAAACAGCTATTTGACTTTACGGGCCTCAAAACTGGCCAAAACCATAGAGAATACCCGCTTACTGTTTAACAAGGGAATGGATCAATATAAAAACCGTCAATTTAATAAATCCTTTGCCACTTGTGAAAAGGTGATCCGTCTTGACCGGAAAATTGCCGGGGGACGAAGCACCCATTATTCCAGCACAATATACGCCAATTTTGCCGATACGTATTATAAGCGAGCTAAAAAGTATTACTCCCAAAGCAATTTCTTAAATGCAAGTAAGGAATGCGCCAAGGTATTAAGGGGTAATCCGCAGCACCGTGGTGCTAAAGACTTGAATAGTCGGCTTTTACTCAGGGCAAAGAAATTGTATCAGGAAGGTTATGTGCTTGAATCGGTGAGCCCCGCTAAGGCCATTGAAAAATGGAAACAGCTGGTCCAAACCAGTTTGCCGGCAAATGAATATCATAAAAAGGCAAAAGAACGTATTGCCAAGTATGAGCAGTAA
- a CDS encoding FHA domain-containing protein — protein sequence MSARFSIVIVKGPSVGETYSFDQSIVSIGRTAAENDLVLNDRSITGKHARITVERGRVYLQDLKSTNGTYYNGAALQIGEKVRLEHRDEFSLGKVVLEYLELKDAETDSADRDVAPDGIPTPKDKDKKVAGKGVMSLLQRKAVRISLIIFIIFFAVILGLKIFSEPEIIVGPPNLSKKPLFLPAPDVYGYTKSIPTRPHMAIFKFTAKSERIDLLYEVGGVDYDGEISIILNGSKIANAPLAIKSWSDEQVLHLPRKLLVKNGENTLVFKHTKNPPAKEKWAVRNLRIEFLTPEKCNEDEGKRLFSMGEELFNEKTVSDVNIYLACQYFKEAVAFSEECRPRPDFLMKAEKQLAKAQKELESRYKDLMFAYKKSLRLKNYFKTKEVLEEILRLIPDKKNLRHIDAKDILNRLNQALREAK from the coding sequence ATGTCTGCTAGATTTTCAATCGTTATCGTCAAGGGGCCGAGTGTCGGCGAGACCTATTCATTTGACCAGAGTATCGTCAGTATAGGTCGTACCGCAGCTGAGAATGATCTGGTATTAAATGACCGATCCATCACCGGAAAACATGCCCGCATTACAGTGGAAAGGGGTCGGGTGTATCTTCAGGACCTTAAGAGTACCAACGGAACCTATTATAATGGAGCTGCCCTTCAGATCGGTGAAAAGGTACGGCTGGAACATCGGGATGAATTCAGCCTGGGAAAAGTGGTGCTGGAATATTTGGAATTAAAAGATGCGGAAACCGATTCAGCCGACCGTGATGTGGCTCCCGATGGAATTCCAACCCCGAAGGATAAAGATAAAAAGGTTGCCGGAAAGGGCGTGATGTCCCTTTTACAAAGAAAGGCGGTACGAATCAGTCTGATTATTTTTATCATATTTTTCGCTGTCATATTGGGGCTTAAAATATTTTCCGAACCTGAAATTATTGTTGGGCCGCCAAATCTGTCTAAAAAACCGCTCTTTCTTCCGGCTCCCGATGTTTATGGGTATACAAAATCTATTCCCACACGCCCGCACATGGCGATTTTCAAATTTACCGCCAAATCAGAAAGGATCGATCTCTTATATGAGGTCGGTGGGGTGGATTATGACGGTGAAATAAGCATCATCTTAAATGGAAGCAAAATTGCCAACGCACCCCTGGCCATTAAAAGCTGGTCCGATGAGCAGGTGCTGCATCTGCCCAGAAAACTACTGGTTAAAAACGGAGAAAATACACTGGTGTTTAAACACACTAAAAATCCCCCTGCAAAGGAAAAATGGGCGGTAAGGAATCTGCGTATCGAGTTTTTAACGCCGGAAAAATGCAATGAGGATGAAGGCAAACGCCTTTTCAGTATGGGCGAAGAGCTGTTTAATGAAAAAACAGTGAGCGACGTCAATATTTATCTGGCATGCCAGTATTTTAAGGAAGCCGTTGCGTTCAGTGAAGAGTGCAGGCCCAGGCCGGACTTTTTAATGAAAGCCGAAAAACAGCTTGCCAAAGCGCAAAAGGAGTTGGAATCGAGATACAAAGACCTGATGTTTGCCTATAAAAAATCTCTTAGACTGAAAAACTATTTTAAAACCAAGGAAGTTTTAGAAGAGATATTGCGGCTGATACCGGATAAAAAGAACCTGAGGCACATTGATGCAAAAGATATTCTCAACAGATTAAACCAGGCGCTTCGAGAAGCCAAGTAG
- a CDS encoding DUF192 domain-containing protein, translated as MPVFSAVNTTTQKELGQWIMQATTFYQRTRGLLGRKEIKKGEGLYIPACRSIHTLFMRFAIDVVFMDHGNRVTRTVPSLKQFRIAFGPRNTAGVLELCAGALKENHCVAGDKISFIPRGFAQK; from the coding sequence ATGCCTGTTTTTTCAGCGGTAAACACAACCACCCAAAAGGAGCTCGGGCAGTGGATCATGCAAGCGACCACATTTTATCAAAGGACCCGGGGACTGCTGGGGCGAAAAGAAATAAAAAAAGGCGAAGGGTTGTATATCCCGGCATGCCGATCGATCCATACATTATTTATGAGGTTTGCGATCGATGTGGTATTTATGGACCACGGTAACAGGGTTACCCGAACGGTACCATCGCTGAAGCAGTTTCGCATTGCTTTTGGTCCGCGAAATACTGCCGGAGTGCTGGAACTTTGTGCCGGCGCGTTAAAAGAAAACCACTGCGTTGCAGGAGATAAAATTTCCTTTATACCCAGAGGGTTCGCGCAGAAATAA
- a CDS encoding type II secretion system F family protein produces MVLLIYITSGAAVTLLILGVYWLQPEKMEKMYYRGDQYQTALIRTIRPLIKFLAVFNQKLNIEKLDRKYKQKLILSGNPFHFIQVEFLAVKQIAAIAGALFGIVLVMGLNIHPIAPLIFGLIGYYLPNLWLNDMINRRKIALSHSLPFHMDLLTLAVEAGLTFILAMDRVVKTGESGPMRDEFEKFLQDLRLGVSLRDALEGLADRTDLYEIRSFTSALIQADKMGTPLGDVLRIQSEIRRRERFQKAEKLAQESPVKMLFPLILFIFPAVFIIILVPIMLKFMAEGM; encoded by the coding sequence TTGGTTCTACTCATATATATTACCAGCGGAGCGGCTGTGACCTTATTGATTTTGGGTGTCTACTGGCTGCAGCCGGAAAAAATGGAGAAGATGTATTACCGGGGAGATCAGTACCAAACCGCCCTGATCCGAACGATACGACCGCTGATTAAATTTTTAGCCGTTTTCAACCAGAAACTGAATATTGAAAAGCTTGACCGGAAATATAAACAGAAACTGATTCTTTCAGGAAATCCTTTTCATTTCATACAGGTTGAATTTCTGGCGGTCAAGCAGATTGCCGCCATCGCCGGTGCCCTTTTTGGGATTGTTCTGGTAATGGGTCTGAACATCCATCCCATCGCGCCTCTTATCTTTGGCCTCATCGGCTATTATCTGCCAAACCTCTGGCTGAACGATATGATCAACAGACGAAAGATAGCCCTTTCGCATTCACTTCCGTTTCACATGGACCTGCTGACACTTGCGGTAGAGGCGGGCTTAACTTTCATTCTTGCCATGGATCGGGTGGTTAAGACAGGAGAAAGCGGACCGATGCGGGATGAGTTTGAAAAATTCCTTCAGGATTTGCGCCTCGGTGTTTCATTAAGGGACGCACTCGAGGGATTGGCAGACCGTACCGATCTTTATGAAATCAGGTCGTTTACCTCTGCATTGATACAGGCGGATAAGATGGGAACTCCCCTTGGAGACGTTCTTCGTATACAGTCTGAAATACGTCGCCGGGAACGGTTCCAAAAGGCTGAAAAACTGGCCCAGGAGTCGCCGGTTAAGATGCTGTTTCCTTTGATTTTATTCATATTTCCGGCGGTCTTTATCATTATTTTGGTGCCGATTATGCTCAAGTTCATGGCCGAAGGAATGTGA
- a CDS encoding type II secretion system F family protein, which produces MSYLLQKTLIYCLIFVSVSFFIWAASRLFMEGVEGYGKTYMNRASKALSEMYIFQDARKIFLLNMAITGFFFLVGLVVSRSFFVGLLFGVFGFFTPRFFISHLRKKRYQQFEAQLVDGLLVLSNALRSGMNLVQAIETLEREMEAPISQEFGLVIRENRLGVNIEEALENLAKRIPSEDLSLLVTSINIVHGMGGNLMEIFDSMADVIRERNKLKGKTDALTSQGKLQGIIVGLMPTVIGVIMYVMDPAAMQRMFTSAIGIISIGVMLGLQITGFFILKKITTIRV; this is translated from the coding sequence ATGTCCTATCTGCTTCAAAAAACACTCATATACTGTCTTATATTTGTTTCCGTCAGTTTTTTTATCTGGGCGGCTTCCAGGCTGTTCATGGAGGGGGTTGAAGGATACGGAAAAACTTACATGAACAGGGCCTCCAAGGCGTTAAGCGAAATGTATATTTTCCAGGACGCCAGGAAAATATTTTTACTGAACATGGCGATTACCGGGTTTTTCTTTTTGGTCGGCCTTGTTGTGTCCAGAAGTTTTTTTGTCGGTCTTTTGTTCGGCGTATTCGGTTTTTTTACCCCCAGATTTTTCATATCGCATTTGAGAAAAAAACGTTACCAGCAGTTTGAAGCTCAGTTGGTTGACGGTCTGTTGGTACTTTCCAATGCGCTTCGTTCAGGAATGAACCTGGTCCAGGCCATTGAGACACTTGAACGTGAGATGGAGGCACCGATTTCGCAAGAGTTCGGACTGGTTATACGGGAAAACAGGCTGGGGGTTAATATTGAAGAAGCATTGGAGAATCTTGCCAAAAGGATACCCAGCGAAGATTTAAGCCTGTTGGTAACTTCAATCAATATTGTCCATGGAATGGGCGGGAATCTTATGGAAATCTTTGACTCCATGGCAGACGTGATCAGGGAGCGCAATAAGCTGAAAGGAAAAACAGACGCCCTGACCTCCCAGGGAAAACTCCAGGGGATTATCGTCGGGCTCATGCCCACGGTAATCGGCGTCATCATGTATGTCATGGATCCTGCGGCCATGCAGCGCATGTTTACCTCAGCCATTGGTATTATCAGCATTGGTGTCATGCTTGGGTTGCAGATCACCGGTTTTTTCATACTTAAAAAAATTACCACCATAAGGGTGTAA
- a CDS encoding ATPase, T2SS/T4P/T4SS family: MIAIAIYRNLKGKAKLESVPRSVLKVGRASGNDVILDRTGVSTNHAEIYRRSNSYYIADLNSKHGTFVNERKIPALKSVPVQVDDIISIGEYFLKVKEGIVDEDKQKRKISELTPEEELEYYRDPRVIELKTIVHNQLLDIIDLRRLDVKKINDIELRRQCDEMVREILDETEADVLWEIDQEILIKDILDEALALGPLEDLMEDVAVTEIMVNRKDQIYVEKNGKIILSPKIFNSDMSLLGIISRIVSPIGRRIDESSPMVDARLKDGSRVNAVIPPMALNGPCITIRKFSKDPFTVDNLVEFNTINRSIAEFLKVCVENRKNVVISGGTGSGKTTTLNILSSFIPEDERIVTIEDAAELQLSQDHVVRLESRPPNIEGKGEIKIRHLVKNALRMRPDRIVVGECRGGETLDMLQAMNTGHDGSLTTAHANSPIDMLSRLETMVMMSGEDLPSRAIREQIAAAVDIVVQQTRLTCGSRKITYVSEVTGIEDDKIILQDIFYFKQEGFDASGKTRGQFIATGWIPDFLQDLLNRGIDVDMSIFHN, encoded by the coding sequence ATGATCGCAATTGCCATATACAGGAACCTGAAAGGAAAAGCCAAACTAGAGTCCGTTCCCAGGTCCGTGCTTAAAGTCGGAAGGGCATCAGGAAATGATGTGATTCTTGATCGGACGGGTGTATCAACCAACCACGCCGAAATATATAGACGTTCCAACAGTTATTATATTGCCGATCTGAACAGCAAACACGGGACGTTTGTGAATGAAAGAAAAATACCCGCGCTCAAATCCGTGCCTGTTCAGGTCGATGATATCATCAGTATCGGCGAATATTTCCTTAAGGTGAAGGAAGGCATCGTTGATGAGGATAAACAAAAAAGAAAAATAAGTGAACTGACCCCTGAAGAAGAGCTTGAATATTACAGAGATCCGAGGGTTATTGAGCTTAAGACCATCGTTCACAACCAACTGTTGGACATCATAGATTTGAGACGACTGGATGTAAAAAAGATCAATGATATAGAACTACGTCGGCAGTGTGATGAAATGGTCCGGGAGATTCTGGACGAAACGGAAGCGGATGTGCTCTGGGAAATTGACCAGGAAATACTGATTAAGGACATACTGGATGAGGCACTGGCACTGGGTCCCCTGGAAGATCTGATGGAAGATGTGGCGGTAACCGAAATTATGGTAAACCGTAAAGACCAGATCTATGTGGAAAAAAACGGAAAGATAATCCTGTCTCCCAAAATCTTTAACAGTGATATGTCATTGCTGGGGATCATTTCCCGGATAGTCAGCCCCATCGGACGGCGCATCGATGAAAGCTCACCCATGGTGGATGCCAGGCTGAAAGACGGTTCCAGGGTCAATGCAGTTATTCCTCCCATGGCTTTGAATGGGCCTTGTATTACCATCCGTAAGTTTTCCAAGGACCCTTTTACGGTTGACAACCTGGTGGAATTTAACACCATCAACCGGTCCATTGCCGAATTCCTCAAGGTTTGTGTGGAAAACAGAAAAAACGTGGTGATTTCAGGAGGGACAGGGTCGGGTAAAACCACCACCTTAAATATTTTAAGTTCCTTTATTCCTGAAGACGAGCGAATTGTGACCATAGAGGATGCAGCCGAACTGCAACTGTCCCAGGATCATGTGGTCAGGCTTGAGTCACGCCCGCCGAATATTGAAGGGAAAGGCGAAATTAAAATCCGACATCTGGTTAAGAATGCGTTGAGAATGAGACCGGACCGCATTGTAGTGGGAGAGTGCCGGGGAGGGGAGACTCTCGATATGCTGCAGGCGATGAACACCGGTCATGACGGTTCCCTTACCACCGCTCATGCCAATTCCCCCATCGATATGCTATCGAGATTGGAAACCATGGTCATGATGTCAGGCGAAGACCTTCCCAGTCGGGCGATTCGGGAGCAGATTGCTGCAGCAGTGGATATCGTCGTCCAGCAGACCAGACTGACATGCGGCTCCAGAAAGATTACCTATGTATCCGAGGTGACGGGCATTGAGGACGATAAAATTATACTTCAGGATATTTTTTATTTCAAACAGGAAGGATTTGATGCCTCGGGAAAAACCAGGGGACAGTTCATTGCCACCGGCTGGATCCCTGATTTCCTTCAGGACCTTTTGAACAGAGGTATTGATGTTGATATGAGTATTTTTCACAACTAA
- a CDS encoding pilus assembly protein N-terminal domain-containing protein, whose amino-acid sequence MNRSHKRIQVAWILALVGLMSVVFYTSSAARERLNLTLGEQKTISTPSISRIAVGNPGVADVKVLEKSNQVLITAMGVGETNLIVWDEGDRERTILIRVSARDPWEVTGELKRLLTGVEGIDVKPVGMRVIIDGMVLREEDMTKILKISKFYPQVIIMATLSPTVLDTNIELANNELKNAGLSSAKAVRVGNRVILTGDVPDENAKKQAKVIAGAFTKDVLNFLKVGIALKKMILVNVDFIEIDKGALTDVGIKWGNLMSFGAELEAESTFIGGKAKSLVGAYTITGNYGLNINLLKNNQRSRILAQPKLLCRSGEKAEFLAGGEIALPIVTANSSTVEYKKYGLILNISPFIDNYDNIATAIEVENSNIADFVNGIPNFQTSRVKTSINISNGQTIALSGLVSNTHSKSVDKLPGIGSIPILGELFKSRNFRRDESELVIFVTPQVITPEDAKNKELIDNMQERYQEEDRELKFSILD is encoded by the coding sequence ATGAACCGATCCCATAAAAGGATTCAAGTTGCATGGATTTTAGCGCTGGTCGGACTTATGTCAGTGGTATTCTATACATCTTCGGCGGCTAGAGAAAGATTGAATTTAACCCTTGGCGAACAAAAAACCATAAGCACTCCCAGCATAAGTAGAATAGCGGTGGGAAACCCCGGCGTTGCGGATGTTAAGGTGCTTGAAAAATCGAACCAGGTGCTGATAACCGCTATGGGTGTGGGCGAAACCAATCTGATTGTATGGGATGAAGGTGACCGGGAGCGAACCATACTGATACGTGTTTCCGCCAGGGATCCATGGGAGGTGACCGGAGAGTTAAAACGGCTTCTCACCGGAGTTGAAGGAATAGATGTTAAACCGGTGGGAATGCGTGTTATTATTGATGGAATGGTCCTTCGAGAGGAGGATATGACGAAAATTTTAAAAATTTCAAAATTTTATCCTCAGGTCATTATTATGGCCACCTTGAGCCCGACTGTTCTGGACACCAATATTGAGCTGGCCAATAATGAGCTTAAAAACGCAGGACTGTCGTCTGCCAAGGCAGTCCGGGTGGGTAACCGGGTCATTCTGACCGGTGATGTACCGGATGAAAACGCTAAAAAACAGGCCAAAGTCATCGCGGGTGCCTTTACCAAAGATGTGTTGAATTTTTTAAAGGTGGGGATCGCCCTGAAAAAAATGATTTTGGTGAACGTTGATTTTATCGAAATCGATAAAGGGGCTCTGACCGACGTGGGCATAAAATGGGGCAACCTGATGAGCTTTGGTGCGGAGTTGGAGGCTGAGAGTACATTCATAGGAGGCAAAGCAAAATCGTTAGTGGGTGCTTACACTATAACCGGAAATTATGGGTTGAATATCAATCTGCTTAAGAACAATCAGCGAAGCCGCATCCTGGCCCAACCGAAGCTTCTATGCAGGAGCGGTGAAAAAGCCGAGTTTCTGGCCGGCGGCGAAATCGCCCTTCCGATCGTCACGGCAAATTCATCCACCGTTGAATATAAAAAATACGGTCTTATCCTGAATATTTCACCTTTTATCGATAACTATGATAATATTGCAACCGCAATCGAGGTGGAAAACAGCAATATCGCCGATTTTGTCAATGGAATACCCAATTTCCAAACCAGCCGTGTCAAAACGTCCATTAATATTTCCAACGGCCAGACCATTGCCTTATCCGGTCTGGTAAGCAATACCCATTCAAAATCGGTTGATAAACTACCGGGGATTGGCAGCATCCCTATCTTGGGCGAACTTTTCAAGTCAAGAAATTTCAGGCGAGACGAAAGCGAGCTGGTTATTTTTGTTACCCCTCAGGTCATTACTCCTGAGGATGCAAAAAATAAGGAGCTGATAGACAATATGCAGGAAAGGTATCAGGAAGAAGACAGAGAGCTTAAATTCAGCATCCTTGATTAG
- the cpaB gene encoding Flp pilus assembly protein CpaB, translating into MNKKALMIIVGSIACGVIAVLLVNFYIKRQEKRLYKGMNMVPVLVMAQDVSANTVLEMGMVAKRDVPEKYVHGNAIHPKDVKLITGQILNFPLKRGDTLLWTDLGQEEEIKQLRHKGLAGTITLGERALTVPVDQVSGVAGHLKPGDHIDILCTVRNQETGEEATLTLLQNITILATGTTLAGERGFRDSYSTITVLVTLEEAELVVFAQQKGKLASVLRNPEDIETHKEIPKMDFTDIMKAEFRRNIQEKRDRIQVIKRGKVDTK; encoded by the coding sequence ATGAACAAGAAAGCATTGATGATTATCGTCGGTTCTATTGCATGCGGAGTCATTGCGGTACTTCTGGTCAATTTTTATATCAAAAGGCAGGAAAAGAGGCTGTATAAGGGCATGAACATGGTGCCTGTGCTGGTCATGGCCCAGGATGTATCGGCAAATACTGTGCTCGAAATGGGAATGGTCGCTAAACGGGATGTGCCGGAAAAATATGTTCATGGAAACGCGATACATCCCAAGGATGTCAAGCTAATTACCGGTCAGATACTCAATTTTCCTTTAAAGCGGGGGGACACGCTCCTCTGGACCGATCTGGGGCAGGAAGAGGAGATCAAACAATTGCGCCATAAGGGATTGGCCGGAACCATTACTTTGGGAGAACGAGCCCTCACTGTTCCGGTGGACCAGGTAAGCGGCGTGGCAGGGCATCTCAAACCCGGCGATCACATTGATATTCTTTGTACGGTTCGAAACCAGGAAACAGGAGAGGAAGCCACCCTTACCCTTCTGCAAAACATTACCATTCTTGCTACCGGAACCACACTAGCCGGTGAAAGGGGTTTCCGTGACAGCTACAGCACCATCACCGTATTGGTGACTTTGGAAGAAGCGGAACTGGTGGTTTTTGCCCAGCAAAAAGGTAAGCTCGCGTCAGTACTGAGAAACCCGGAGGACATTGAAACCCACAAAGAAATCCCCAAGATGGATTTTACCGATATTATGAAAGCGGAATTCCGGCGGAATATTCAGGAAAAGAGAGACCGTATTCAGGTTATAAAAAGGGGGAAGGTGGACACTAAGTAA